The Enterobacter asburiae sequence GTGACGGGAAACGCATTGTTGAGCCTGGCGAGTTTGAACTGCAGATTGGCGCATCGTCGGCGGATATCCGCGAGGTCGTGACGGTCAACGTAACCGGAGAGACGCGGGTTCTGCCTGCTGAATGGCGAATGCTCAGTCGCTGTGACGTGAAGCGCGCGTAGTCAGGATAAAAAAAAGCCCATCGTGGGAGATGGGCAAAGACTACACACAGCAATTCGTTGTTTCACTCAGGGGATTTCCATGCTTATAAACCAAGGTGTTGATTTATAACCGTGAGCTAATAGTAGGCATTGTGTTATTTAGCGTCGATCAGATTCGTCTCAATAGTTAAAGAGACGTAAAGATTTCTTGAGGATAATAGCGGACTTACTGTTGAAATAGCGGGTCTGACCAGTGAGTGACGAATAAATAGTTTAGTAATGCTTAAGTGTTGATGAGGGTAATGTAGACCGGGTGCGCGTTAGCGCCACCCGGCCAAAAGGCTTACTGCGTGTTCTTCTCTTCCAGCTCTTCCAGCTCGCTCAGAATCACGTCCGGGTCGGTTCCCGGCGGCGGCACTTCATGAACCCAGGCGGAGAACAGGCGCCAGGTGACGGCGAGCAGCACCGGGCCAATGAACAGACCGATCATCCCGAAGGCAATCAACCCGCCGATAACGCCGGAGAGTATCAGGATCAGCGGCAGGTCTGCACCCATACGGATGAGGATGGGGCGAATCACGTTATCCATGGTGCCGACCACGCAGCTCCAGACCAGCAGAACCGTCCCCCACGTGGTATCACCCGTCCAGTAGAGCCAGATAATACTCGGAACCAGCACCAGCAGCGGCCCCAGTTGCGCAAGGCAGGTCATCAACATGACCACGGTAAAGACGGTGGCGTACGGTACGCCGGAAATCGCCAGGCCGATACCGCCCAGCACCGCCTGCACCAGCGCCGTCACCACGACGCCCAGGGCGACCGCGCGCACGGCCTGCGCGGCCAGCAGTACCGCGGCATCGCCCCGTTTTCCCGCCAGGCGGGTGGCAAAGTGACGAACGCCTAAAGCCACCTGCTCACCGCGCCAGTAAAGCAGGGCGCTGAAGACCAGCATCAGGGTACAGTGCATCATAAAGCGGCCGATATGCGCGGCCTGACCGACAAACCAGGTGGTGGTGGTGCCAATATACGGACGCACTTTCGCCATCAGCGCGCTGCCACCCATCTCCAGCAGGCTATGCCAGCCGCTGTAGAGTTTAGCGCCCACGACCGGAATGCTGTTCAGCCAGGCAAGATCCGGCAGCGTCAGGTCGCCGCTGGTCACGGCGCGGATCACCGGGCCGCTGGAGTCGACAAGGCTGTTAACCAGCAGGGCAATCGGAATAATAAACAGCAGGAACAGCAGCAGCGTCATGACCAGCACGGCTAAGCCGCGGCGGCCAAACAGCAGCTTCTGCAGGCGTAATAAAAGAGGCCAGGTTGCGACGACAACGGTCGCGGCCCACGCAAAGCCGAGAATAAAGGGTTGAACAATCCACAGACACGCAATAATCATGAGGGCTAAGAACAGCACCGACAGCAGAATTTGCGCAACATCCCTGGGCTGACGAAGATTGACCATAAACGAAACATTTCCTTAAATGAACGCCAGCCGGGCTGGCGGGAACGTAAACCGCATCTCTCTAATCATTAGTGATATCAGCGATTTTTGACAGGCGAATTCTGCCTGTAATTCAGCAGAGATTATAAGAAAAAAATGTGATAAAACTTTTAAGATACACGCAAACGATTCCCACAACTCTAATTAGGGTCGACAGTAATGATCCCACAGATTTCTCAGGCACCTGGCGTCGTTCAGCTGGTGCTTAATTTTTTGCAGGCACTGGAGCAACAGGGTTTTACAGGTGATACCGCCACGAACTATGCCGACAGGCTGACGATGGCAACCGATAACAGTATCTACCAGCTTCTTCCCGATGCCGTCGTTTTCCCTCGATCTACGGCCGATGTGGCGCTTATCGCCCGGCTGGCAACGCAGGAGCGCTTTGCCTCTCTGGTCTTCACGCCGCGCGGCGGTGGCACCGGGACCAATGGTCAGGCGCTGAACCAGGGCATAATTATTGATATGTCGCGCTATATGAACCGCATCATTGAGATCAACCCTGAAGAGGGGTGGGTGCGGGTCGAAGCGGGCGTCATCAAAGATCAGCTTAATCAGTATCTCAAGCCTTACGGCTACTTTTTTGCCCCTGAGCTCTCCACCAGCAACCGCGCGACCATTGGTGGAATGATCAATACTGATGCTTCCGGCCAGGGCTCGCTGGTCTACGGTAAAACCTCCGATCACGTGCTGGGTGTGCGTGCGGTGCTGCTGGGCGGCGACATCCTTGATACCCAGCCGATGCCGGTTGAACTGGCGGAAACGCTGGGCAAAGATAACACCGCCAGCGGGCGCATCTACCGTACCGTGCTGGAACGCTGCCGCGACAACCGCCAGCTTATTCTCGACAAATTCCCCAAACTGAACCGCTTTTTAACGGGCTACGACCTGCGCCACGTGTTTAATGACGACCTGACGCAGTTTGATTTAACCCGCGTGCTGACCGGCTCCGAAGGGACGCTGGCGTTTATTACCGAGGCGCGGCTGGATATCACCCGCCTGCCGAAGGTGCGTCGTCTGGTGAACGTCAAATATGACTCCTTCGACTCCGCGCTGCGCAATGCGCCGTTTATGGTGAAAGCGCAGGCGCTGTCGGTGGAAACCGTCGACTCGAAGGTGCTCAATCTGGCCCGGGAAGATATCGTCTGGCACTCCGTTAGTGACCTCATTACCGACGTGCCGGATAAAGAGATGCTCGGTCTCAATATTGTGGAATTTGCCGGCGATGATGCGGAGCTGATTGAACGCCAGGTCACCACGCTCTGCCAGCGTCTGGATGAGCTGATTGCGCAGGGAGAAGGCGGTGTGATCGGCTGGCAGCTCTGTAACGATCTGGCCGGTATCGAACGTATTTACGCCATGCGTAAAAAAGCCGTGGGCCTGCTCGGCAATGCGAAAGGGGCGGCGAAGCCCATTCCTTTTGCCGAAGATACCTGCGTGCCGCCTGAACATCTGGCGGATTATATCGTTGAGTTTCGCGCCCTGCTGGACAGCCACGGCCTGAGCTATGGCATGTTCGGCCACGTGGATGCCGGGGTGCTGCACGTGCGTCCGGCGCTGGACATGTGCGACCCGCAGCAGGAGATCCTGATGAAGCAGATCTCCGACGACGTGGTGGCCTTGACCGCCAAATACGGCGGTCTGCTGTGGGGAGAGCACGGGAAAGGATTCCGCGCGGAATACAGCCCGGCCTTCTTCGGGGAGCAGCTCTACGCGGAACTGCGTAAGGTGAAAGCGGCATTTGACCCGGATAACCGCCTTAACCCGGGGAAAATCTGCCCGCCAGAAGGCGTGGACGCGCCAATGCTCCAGGTGGATGCCGTCAAGCGCGGCACCTACGACAGACAGATTCCGATTGCGGTGCGCTCGTCCTGGCGCGGCGCGATGGAGTGTAACGGCAACGGCCTGTGCTTTAACTTCGACGCGAAAAGCCCGATGTGCCCGTCAATGAAAATCACCAGCAACCGTATTCACTCGCCGAAAGGGCGGGCGACGCTGGTACGCGAGTGGCTGCGTCTGCTTGCGGATCGCGGCGTCGATCCCCTGAAGCTGGAGCAGGAGCTGCCGGAAAAACGGGCCAGCCTGCGCTCGCTGATTGAGCGCACCCGCAACAGCTGGCATGCCAACAAGGGCGAATATGATTTCTCCCATGAGGTGAAAGAGGCGATGTCCGGCTGCCTGGCCTGTAAAGCCTGCTCTACCCAGTGCCCGATTAAAATCGACGTGCCGGAATTCCGCTCGCGCTTCCTGCAGCTTTACCACACCCGCTACCTGCGCCCGGTGCGCGACCATCTGGTGGCGACGGTGGAAAGCTATGCGCCGCTGATGGCGCGCGCGCCGAAGACCTTCAACTTCTTTATCAACCAGCCGCTGGTGCGCAAGCTTTCCGAAAAACACATCGGCATGGTCGATCTGCCGCCGCTGTCGGTGCCGTCTCTGCAGCGCCAGCTCGTCGGCCATCGCTCGGCAAACATGACCCTGGAGCAGCTCGAAGCGCTTACCCCTGAGCAAAAAGCGAACGTGGTGCTGGTGGTCCAGGATCCGTTTACCAGTTACTACGACGCCCAGGTCGTGGCCGATTTCGTCCGTCTGGCGGAGAAAGTGGGTTACCAGCCGGTGGTGCTGCCGTTCTCGCCTAACGGCAAGGCGCAGCACATCAAGGGTTTCCTGAACCGATTTGCGAAGACAGCGCAGAAAACGTCTGACTTCCTGAATCGCGTGGCGCAACTCGGAATACCGATGGTCGGCGTCGATCCGGCGCTGGTGCTTTGCTATCGCGATGAATACAAACAGACGCTGGGTGAGAAGCGGGGCGATTTCCACGTGATGCTGGTGCACGAGTGGCTGCCGTCGGCCCTGGAAGAGAAGACCGTTCAGGAGGCTGGCGGTGAACCGTGGTATCTGTTCGGCCACTGTACCGAAGTGACGGCGCTGCCGGGGGCCCCGGCGCAGTGGGCCGCTATTTTTGCGCGTTTCGGCGCGAAGCTGGAGAGCGTCAGCGTGGGCTGCTGCGGGATGGCTGGTACCTACGGCCACGAAGTGAAAAATCACGCCAACTCGCTCGGCATCTATGAGTTGTCCTGGCATCAGGCGATGCAGCGTTTACCGCGCAACCGCTGCCTGGCGACGGGCTACTCCTGCCGCAGCCAGGTCAAGCGGGTAGAAGGTAACGGCGTACGCCACCCATTGCAGGCTTTACTGGAGATAATTGGATGATCTGGAAACGTGCCGTGACGCTGCAGGCGCTGAACGCCATGGGCGAGGGGAATATGGTGGGGCTGCTGGATATCCAGTTCACCCGCATCGGGGAAGACGATCTGGAGGCGACGATGCCTGTCGATAGCCGCACCCACCAGCCGTTTGGTCTGTTGCACGGCGGGGCCTCCGTCGTGCTGGCGGAAACCCTGGGCTCTGTCGCGGGGTATCTCTGCACCGAAGGCGAGCAGAAGGTGGTCGGGCTTGAGGTGAATGCTAACCATATTCGCTCGGTGCGTAGCGGACGCGTGCGCGGTATTTGCCGCGCTCTGCACGCCGGTAGCCGCCACCAGGTGTGGCAGATTGATATTCTTGATGAGCAGGATCGCCTGTGCTGCTCGTCGCGGCTGACGACGGCAGTCGTGTAAAGTTTTCAGATGAATTGGCTTTGGTCAAAAACTAGCCAGAACGTTGTGATATACTGGTCAGGATTTGTACATAAGCGAGGACATCATGGATACTGAAATAACCCCAACACAGCTGGCAATTGAATATTTACGTCGCGATAAGAGCAACCTGTCTCCGGCGCAGTACCTGAAAAAGCTGAAACAGCTTGAGCTGGAATTCACGGATTTGCTGGCGCTCTCTTCGAATGAGCTGAAAGAAGAGATCTACTTTGCCTGGCGGTTGGGCGTTCACGTCCATTGAGCGAGTGTTGTTGAAAAGGCCGCGACTGCGGCCTTTTTTGTGTCCGGAATTCAGTATCGGGCAGGAAGCTTGTTGATCCTGATGAGTCGGCCTTCTTCGATTTCGATAAATCCGCCGGTTTTTAAATCCGCCAGAATACGCATTACGCCGCTGCGGGAGAGCTGGGTTTTCTCCCGGATATACCTTTCCGCCGTCACGCTGCTGCGATAGCTCTCATCTTCCTCCATCAGCTTTATCAGCTGCTGGCGAATCATCTCATACGCCGTCGGGGCGCCCTGCGGCATTACATTGTTATAAAGACGGCTATACACAAACATGAGTTGCTTCGAGAGCAGCCCCCACAGCGCCTTATCTTTAATAATCTCATTCACCCGCGCGGTGGAGAGCGTGCCAATCAGGCACGGGCTAACCGTCTTGATATAATCATTAAAATAGATATCGGTGAGGTTAGCGAGGCCGAACACGGCGGGGCTGCGGGCCGTAGACAGCATCATATCGTCGCTTCTTCTGTAGATAGCGACCGTCCCCTCAAGAATTAAATAGCACATTCCCTGACCGTTGATCTGGAGGTCAAGCCGCTCGCCGCGAGCGGTGCGTCGCGTTGTGCAATCAGGCTGTAAGTGTGAAATAAGCTCTTGTGCGTAAGGTGAGCCGCGGTGAGACGTTTCTGGAAGGGACATGGTAGCCGGTAACCTTAAGAATAACCTGGCTAATTATAGCGTCTCTCGCTGATACAGGCACGGTGGCAATCAATATTTACGTGGCAGATGGTGAATTTCACGCAGCACACCGCGCTCCATGGTGATGTACTTGCCGGTCCGCAGTTCCGACAGAATACGCATAATTCCGCTACGTGAAAGATACGTCCGGCTTTTGATGTAGGCTGCCGCCGTCGTATTGTGCCGTATGGCGTCCGGCTCCTGCATCAGCTCAACAAGCTGGAACCGGATGATATCGTAGGCAGACATTTGCGATATTTGCGCGCAATGTTCGTATACCCGCGAGGCGGTATAAATAAGCAGCTTTGAAAAGTGCTCCCATAAATCATGCTGCGACACAATCTGGTTAAAGCTTTCCAGGGGCACGCGGGCGATTTCCGCGGTTTCCAGCGCCCTGACGTAAAGATGCTCAGAGGAGAATTGACTGCTCACGCCCAGAATAAAAGGCGCTGACTCAGAGTTTAATACAATACCGTCACCGCGGCGATGAAGCGCCACGCTGCCCTGGATAAGCAAAAAGCACTGCCGTACATCATCTTTATAATAATGAACCGTTTCACCCCGGGCGATGATCATTCTCTTCGCTGCCGGGACCACATGGTTAATCAGCGTGTCTATATGGAATAACGGTTTTAAATCCAGAGCGGATGACGGCTGATTATTCAGCGGGGTGGTTAAACGTGTATTCATAAGATACCTCACATCGACTGCTTGTGTGATCATTTTTTGATCTGCGAAGAGAATTATCTTAAAAATTAATAACTCAGGGAACATTCTGCAGAGGTCTAAAAGTAGACCGGGGAGCTTTTTCTATCTAACTGTTTGAATGCTAGAGAGAATTTATTTAAGTCTATTAATAGACCTGAAGCAATACGTGATAAGAATTGTCAAAAATGAATGTTTCTTTTTTGTTAAATCTGAGTCTACAGCTAGACCATATAACCGTTGTCCTGGTGAAAAGAATTATATAAATTTTAACCAGGCAGTAAGAAAATACTTAAGCCGTTTATTGGAGAATAAAAACCTTCAGGGTTTTTATCGGCTTTCTACTGCATGAATCTCAGTAATAAATAAAGTGATACAGGGTAGAGCATTATGAAAAAGCAATTAATGATGGCAATGTTTGCAGCCAGTTCTGTACTGACCATGACAAATGCATTCGCAGCGGCAGGTACCGTTAATTTTAACGGTAATATTCTTGATTCTGCCTGCGATGTAGATGTGGCTTCGCAGAACCAGGTGGTGGTGCTGGGCGATTATAATAAAACGGAATTCCCGGTTACGGGTTCCAGAACGGCTGCAACACGATTTGATATTGTACTGAAAAACTGTCCGGTTACGGTTACCAGCGCAAAAGTCCGTTTCGACGGCACGCCGGATCCAACCAATGCCAACCTTCTGGCAATTGATTCGTCGGTGGCAGGGGCGGCAACAGGGGTGGCGATTAACCTGATGTCAGCGGATAAGGCCGATCTGCCGTTACACAGCAGCAATAATTATTCCTATGTACTCAGCAGTACAACGGATAATACGCTAAATTTTTACGCGCAGTATATTTCCACTGAAGCAACGGTAACCGCCGGTCCTGCAAATTCCGTGGCTAATTTCTCCG is a genomic window containing:
- a CDS encoding Crp/Fnr family transcriptional regulator, which translates into the protein MSLPETSHRGSPYAQELISHLQPDCTTRRTARGERLDLQINGQGMCYLILEGTVAIYRRSDDMMLSTARSPAVFGLANLTDIYFNDYIKTVSPCLIGTLSTARVNEIIKDKALWGLLSKQLMFVYSRLYNNVMPQGAPTAYEMIRQQLIKLMEEDESYRSSVTAERYIREKTQLSRSGVMRILADLKTGGFIEIEEGRLIRINKLPARY
- a CDS encoding FAD-binding oxidoreductase; this encodes MIPQISQAPGVVQLVLNFLQALEQQGFTGDTATNYADRLTMATDNSIYQLLPDAVVFPRSTADVALIARLATQERFASLVFTPRGGGTGTNGQALNQGIIIDMSRYMNRIIEINPEEGWVRVEAGVIKDQLNQYLKPYGYFFAPELSTSNRATIGGMINTDASGQGSLVYGKTSDHVLGVRAVLLGGDILDTQPMPVELAETLGKDNTASGRIYRTVLERCRDNRQLILDKFPKLNRFLTGYDLRHVFNDDLTQFDLTRVLTGSEGTLAFITEARLDITRLPKVRRLVNVKYDSFDSALRNAPFMVKAQALSVETVDSKVLNLAREDIVWHSVSDLITDVPDKEMLGLNIVEFAGDDAELIERQVTTLCQRLDELIAQGEGGVIGWQLCNDLAGIERIYAMRKKAVGLLGNAKGAAKPIPFAEDTCVPPEHLADYIVEFRALLDSHGLSYGMFGHVDAGVLHVRPALDMCDPQQEILMKQISDDVVALTAKYGGLLWGEHGKGFRAEYSPAFFGEQLYAELRKVKAAFDPDNRLNPGKICPPEGVDAPMLQVDAVKRGTYDRQIPIAVRSSWRGAMECNGNGLCFNFDAKSPMCPSMKITSNRIHSPKGRATLVREWLRLLADRGVDPLKLEQELPEKRASLRSLIERTRNSWHANKGEYDFSHEVKEAMSGCLACKACSTQCPIKIDVPEFRSRFLQLYHTRYLRPVRDHLVATVESYAPLMARAPKTFNFFINQPLVRKLSEKHIGMVDLPPLSVPSLQRQLVGHRSANMTLEQLEALTPEQKANVVLVVQDPFTSYYDAQVVADFVRLAEKVGYQPVVLPFSPNGKAQHIKGFLNRFAKTAQKTSDFLNRVAQLGIPMVGVDPALVLCYRDEYKQTLGEKRGDFHVMLVHEWLPSALEEKTVQEAGGEPWYLFGHCTEVTALPGAPAQWAAIFARFGAKLESVSVGCCGMAGTYGHEVKNHANSLGIYELSWHQAMQRLPRNRCLATGYSCRSQVKRVEGNGVRHPLQALLEIIG
- a CDS encoding cyclic nucleotide-binding protein; the encoded protein is MNTRLTTPLNNQPSSALDLKPLFHIDTLINHVVPAAKRMIIARGETVHYYKDDVRQCFLLIQGSVALHRRGDGIVLNSESAPFILGVSSQFSSEHLYVRALETAEIARVPLESFNQIVSQHDLWEHFSKLLIYTASRVYEHCAQISQMSAYDIIRFQLVELMQEPDAIRHNTTAAAYIKSRTYLSRSGIMRILSELRTGKYITMERGVLREIHHLPRKY
- the ydiK gene encoding AI-2E family transporter YdiK — encoded protein: MVNLRQPRDVAQILLSVLFLALMIIACLWIVQPFILGFAWAATVVVATWPLLLRLQKLLFGRRGLAVLVMTLLLFLLFIIPIALLVNSLVDSSGPVIRAVTSGDLTLPDLAWLNSIPVVGAKLYSGWHSLLEMGGSALMAKVRPYIGTTTTWFVGQAAHIGRFMMHCTLMLVFSALLYWRGEQVALGVRHFATRLAGKRGDAAVLLAAQAVRAVALGVVVTALVQAVLGGIGLAISGVPYATVFTVVMLMTCLAQLGPLLVLVPSIIWLYWTGDTTWGTVLLVWSCVVGTMDNVIRPILIRMGADLPLILILSGVIGGLIAFGMIGLFIGPVLLAVTWRLFSAWVHEVPPPGTDPDVILSELEELEEKNTQ
- the menI gene encoding 1,4-dihydroxy-2-naphthoyl-CoA hydrolase, yielding MIWKRAVTLQALNAMGEGNMVGLLDIQFTRIGEDDLEATMPVDSRTHQPFGLLHGGASVVLAETLGSVAGYLCTEGEQKVVGLEVNANHIRSVRSGRVRGICRALHAGSRHQVWQIDILDEQDRLCCSSRLTTAVV
- a CDS encoding fimbrial protein, which gives rise to MKKQLMMAMFAASSVLTMTNAFAAAGTVNFNGNILDSACDVDVASQNQVVVLGDYNKTEFPVTGSRTAATRFDIVLKNCPVTVTSAKVRFDGTPDPTNANLLAIDSSVAGAATGVAINLMSADKADLPLHSSNNYSYVLSSTTDNTLNFYAQYISTEATVTAGPANSVANFSVVYN